One genomic window of Roseobacter ponti includes the following:
- a CDS encoding LysR family transcriptional regulator, translating to MTRTAELRTLQAFLTVAQEGSISRAAEVLHLTQPAISLQLKRLSEDTGLKLFSRTSRGMELTRDGASLLVKAEKVFAALTDFSQTARRMNGAVRGRLRIGTIVDPDFIRLGGFLGGLMEAFPDLRTELVHGMSGEVISRLLRNQIDVGYFLGSLDDPALPDETELRENRRAFRQVDLTRIRYRVIAPAGWDRMVMGKDWKELARLPWIGTPPKSVHSRLLEKVFAGAGHLQNQVALVDQEPGMLALVQCGVGLSLCQESIALDQKQSRGLVVADAVKIDTNLSFVALKERAEDPNISAALEVMEGVWRA from the coding sequence ATGACCCGGACCGCCGAGCTCAGAACCCTTCAGGCTTTCCTCACCGTGGCGCAGGAGGGCAGTATCTCGCGCGCAGCCGAGGTTCTGCATCTGACACAGCCGGCGATCAGCCTTCAGCTCAAACGTCTGTCGGAGGATACCGGCCTGAAGCTGTTCAGCCGGACCTCACGCGGCATGGAGCTGACGCGCGACGGCGCGTCGCTTCTGGTGAAAGCGGAAAAGGTCTTTGCCGCCCTCACGGATTTTTCGCAAACGGCGCGCCGGATGAACGGCGCGGTGCGCGGTCGCCTGCGCATCGGGACCATTGTGGACCCGGACTTCATCCGCCTGGGTGGCTTTCTCGGCGGGCTGATGGAGGCTTTTCCCGACCTGCGCACAGAACTGGTGCACGGTATGAGCGGCGAAGTGATCAGCCGGCTTTTGCGCAATCAGATTGATGTAGGATATTTTCTTGGCTCGCTTGATGATCCGGCGCTGCCGGATGAAACCGAGTTACGCGAAAACCGTCGCGCTTTCCGGCAGGTTGATCTGACCCGGATCAGATACCGGGTGATTGCGCCTGCCGGCTGGGACCGGATGGTCATGGGGAAAGACTGGAAAGAACTCGCCCGGCTGCCCTGGATCGGCACGCCGCCCAAATCTGTGCATTCGCGGCTGCTTGAAAAGGTTTTCGCCGGAGCCGGGCATCTTCAGAACCAGGTCGCGCTGGTGGATCAGGAGCCGGGCATGCTGGCGCTGGTGCAGTGCGGTGTCGGGCTCAGCCTCTGCCAGGAATCGATCGCGCTCGATCAGAAACAGTCGCGCGGGCTGGTGGTGGCAGATGCTGTCAAAATCGACACAAACCTGAGCTTTGTGGCCCTGAAAGAGCGTGCCGAAGATCCCAATATCAGTGCAGCCCTTGAAGTGATGGAGGGCGTGTGGCGCGCATGA
- a CDS encoding CoA-acylating methylmalonate-semialdehyde dehydrogenase has protein sequence MTISEIGHYIGGTGTSGNRDREQEVFNPATGAVTGKVALATADEVGQAVAAAKAAFPAWADTPPIRRARIMNRFLNLLNEHKDDLARAITAEHGKVFTDARGEVERGIDIVEFACGIPQLLKGDFTDQVSTGIDNWTLRQPLGVCAGVTPFNFPVMVPMWMFPVAIAAGNTFVLKPSPTDPTPSLIYADLMKEAGFPDGVFNVVQGDKVAVDALLEHPDVQAVSFVGSTPIANYIYETGARHGKRVQALGGAKNHMLVMPDADLEKAVDALVGAAYGSAGERCMAISVATLVGDVGDKIVPMLAERARSLNIKNGLEMDAEMGPIVTGAAHQRITGYIEKGLTEGADLVVDGRGHTVEGHENGFWMGGSLFDNVTPDMTIYREEIFGPVLSCVRVADFAEGVDLINAHEFGNGVSLFTRDGNVAREFGRKIQVGMVGINVPIPVPMAWHGFGGWKKSLFGDMHAYGEEGVRFYTKQKSIMQRWPESISKGAEFAMPVSR, from the coding sequence ATGACAATCAGCGAGATCGGCCACTATATCGGCGGCACCGGAACGTCCGGAAATCGCGACCGCGAACAGGAGGTGTTCAACCCCGCCACCGGTGCTGTCACGGGCAAAGTGGCGCTGGCCACAGCAGATGAAGTCGGCCAGGCCGTCGCCGCTGCAAAGGCCGCATTCCCGGCATGGGCTGACACTCCGCCCATTCGCCGCGCCCGCATCATGAACCGGTTTCTCAACCTGCTGAACGAGCACAAAGACGACCTGGCGCGCGCCATCACTGCAGAGCACGGCAAGGTGTTCACCGATGCACGCGGCGAAGTTGAGCGCGGCATCGACATCGTCGAGTTCGCCTGCGGTATCCCGCAGCTGCTGAAAGGTGATTTCACCGATCAGGTCTCCACCGGTATCGATAACTGGACACTGCGCCAGCCGCTCGGTGTCTGCGCTGGCGTCACACCGTTCAACTTCCCGGTCATGGTGCCGATGTGGATGTTCCCGGTTGCCATCGCTGCCGGCAATACCTTTGTGCTGAAACCTTCGCCGACCGATCCGACACCCTCGCTGATCTATGCGGACCTGATGAAAGAAGCAGGCTTCCCTGATGGTGTCTTCAACGTGGTGCAGGGTGACAAGGTTGCTGTCGATGCACTTCTTGAGCACCCGGATGTGCAGGCGGTGTCTTTCGTGGGCTCGACCCCGATTGCCAACTACATCTATGAGACCGGTGCACGTCACGGCAAACGTGTTCAGGCGCTGGGCGGGGCGAAAAACCACATGCTGGTGATGCCCGACGCGGATCTGGAAAAAGCTGTCGATGCGCTTGTGGGTGCCGCCTACGGCTCCGCAGGGGAGCGCTGCATGGCGATCTCTGTGGCCACGCTGGTAGGCGACGTGGGCGATAAAATCGTACCGATGCTGGCCGAGCGTGCGCGCAGCCTTAACATCAAAAACGGTCTTGAGATGGACGCTGAGATGGGCCCGATTGTGACCGGTGCCGCACATCAGCGGATCACAGGTTATATCGAAAAAGGCCTCACCGAAGGCGCCGATCTGGTCGTTGACGGACGCGGACACACCGTCGAAGGCCATGAGAACGGCTTCTGGATGGGAGGGTCGCTCTTCGACAACGTCACACCCGACATGACCATCTACCGCGAAGAGATCTTTGGTCCGGTTCTGTCCTGCGTGCGCGTCGCGGATTTTGCCGAAGGCGTCGATCTGATCAACGCCCATGAGTTCGGCAACGGTGTGAGCCTCTTTACACGTGATGGCAACGTTGCCCGCGAATTTGGCCGCAAGATCCAGGTGGGCATGGTCGGCATCAACGTGCCCATTCCGGTGCCGATGGCCTGGCACGGGTTCGGTGGCTGGAAAAAGAGCCTCTTCGGCGACATGCATGCCTATGGCGAAGAGGGCGTACGCTTTTACACCAAACAGAAATCCATCATGCAGCGCTGGCCCGAAAGCATCTCGAAAGGTGCCGAGTTCGCCATGCCTGTATCACGCTGA